A genomic window from Arthrobacter sp. FW305-BF8 includes:
- the neuC gene encoding UDP-N-acetylglucosamine 2-epimerase — protein MRVLAFAGTRADLFPLGPVLVALSENPGVDLHVATAIGFPDGTALDRLLEAGLRPGSFMHHELGLYLAEATAAGQTQAGASLSSATAELLPAVQPDAVVVLGDRWELLYVLPPVVVSGIRLVHLHGGEVTEGALDERVRHAVTKLADQHCVSTAGAARRIAQLGESDHRIHQTGAPGLDRFASPVPLSAEEFLAEFGIPLVQPLLMATYHPPTAEMGTNAGPLARQVFEETLAQAGTAILTYPGFDAGREDIVKVLQDIEDQGLPGVIVRESLGPLYPRVMATVRALVGNSSSGILEAASFHVPVVNIGDRQRGREYGANVIQCRDEREEIRASIEKALSPDFALICRGVVNPYGNSRSAALIERVVVDSPATGLTKAFIDLPLENRIYEH, from the coding sequence ATGCGGGTTCTCGCGTTTGCCGGTACGAGGGCGGACCTCTTCCCCCTCGGGCCGGTCCTCGTCGCCCTATCCGAAAACCCGGGCGTGGACCTGCACGTGGCTACGGCGATCGGGTTTCCAGACGGCACAGCGCTGGACAGACTGCTGGAGGCAGGACTCAGGCCGGGCAGTTTCATGCATCATGAGCTGGGGCTCTATTTGGCTGAGGCAACCGCTGCAGGACAGACGCAGGCCGGAGCCAGCCTGTCCTCGGCCACGGCTGAGCTCCTTCCTGCGGTTCAACCCGATGCGGTGGTGGTTCTCGGTGACCGGTGGGAGCTGCTTTATGTGCTTCCGCCCGTGGTGGTTAGCGGCATACGGCTCGTTCACCTGCATGGAGGCGAGGTGACGGAGGGAGCACTGGATGAAAGGGTGCGCCATGCCGTTACCAAGCTGGCAGACCAGCATTGTGTGAGCACTGCCGGTGCTGCTCGGCGCATCGCCCAGCTGGGCGAATCCGATCACCGCATCCACCAGACCGGCGCCCCCGGGCTGGACCGCTTCGCCAGCCCCGTGCCGCTCAGCGCAGAGGAGTTCCTGGCGGAGTTCGGCATTCCCCTGGTTCAGCCCTTGCTGATGGCCACCTATCATCCGCCCACAGCCGAAATGGGCACCAACGCAGGACCGCTGGCCCGGCAGGTTTTCGAGGAAACCTTGGCGCAGGCCGGGACCGCTATTCTCACGTATCCAGGTTTCGACGCCGGCCGCGAGGACATCGTCAAGGTGCTGCAGGACATTGAAGACCAGGGGTTGCCCGGCGTGATCGTACGGGAAAGCCTCGGTCCGCTGTACCCCCGTGTGATGGCCACCGTTCGGGCCCTGGTGGGAAACTCGTCCTCAGGGATCCTTGAAGCTGCGTCCTTCCACGTACCGGTCGTGAACATCGGCGACAGGCAGCGCGGACGGGAGTACGGAGCCAATGTCATCCAGTGCCGGGATGAGCGAGAAGAGATTCGCGCTAGTATTGAGAAGGCCCTGAGCCCGGACTTTGCTTTGATTTGCCGCGGCGTCGTCAACCCCTACGGAAATTCGCGTTCTGCCGCTCTGATCGAACGGGTTGTCGTCGATAGCCCGGCAACGGGACTGACCAAGGCCTTCATTGACCTACCGCTGGAGAACCGAATCTATGAGCATTGA
- a CDS encoding N-acetylneuraminate synthase family protein encodes MAHELIDLAADTGANAVKFQTFKPEALVTGSADTTPYQKKAGFAESQSEMLARLTLPESAWSELRDHCTDRGITFLSTPFDYDSAKMLAELGVPGLKIGSGELTNTPYLSAIAEFGIPMIVSTGMGTLSEIAAALEATAAAPATVLLHCVSAYPAPLEEANLRAIPALRNEFGVEVGWSDHTPGSVTAVAATALGSTLLEKHITTDKTRNGPDHSASLEKAEFADYVRAVRDAHASLGDGRKRRMPSEEANAALVRRSYHAVRDMAAGSVVSAADVAILRPEGGLTPSSLVIGQKTSRAVSAGSPLTAEDLD; translated from the coding sequence GTGGCACATGAACTCATCGATCTGGCGGCCGACACTGGCGCAAACGCGGTCAAGTTTCAAACGTTCAAACCTGAGGCGCTAGTCACCGGTTCGGCTGACACCACTCCCTATCAGAAGAAGGCCGGCTTCGCGGAGTCGCAGTCTGAGATGCTCGCCCGCCTTACACTTCCGGAAAGCGCTTGGTCCGAGCTGCGCGATCATTGCACAGATCGTGGCATCACCTTCCTTTCGACTCCGTTCGACTACGACAGCGCCAAGATGCTTGCCGAGTTGGGCGTGCCAGGGCTCAAGATCGGGTCGGGTGAGCTCACCAACACCCCCTACCTTTCGGCAATCGCTGAATTTGGTATCCCCATGATCGTTTCAACCGGCATGGGTACGCTTTCGGAAATCGCTGCAGCGCTCGAAGCGACGGCTGCTGCGCCGGCCACCGTCCTGCTGCACTGTGTCTCGGCTTACCCGGCGCCCCTTGAAGAAGCCAACCTTCGGGCCATCCCGGCCCTGCGCAATGAGTTCGGAGTCGAGGTGGGCTGGTCGGACCATACTCCCGGATCTGTGACTGCCGTCGCCGCAACTGCACTCGGCTCAACGCTGCTCGAGAAACACATCACGACTGACAAGACCAGAAACGGGCCGGACCACTCAGCTTCGTTGGAGAAGGCAGAATTCGCTGATTATGTGCGTGCCGTTCGGGATGCCCACGCTTCCCTCGGTGACGGAAGGAAGCGCCGCATGCCTAGTGAAGAAGCCAATGCTGCACTGGTTCGCCGCTCCTACCACGCTGTCCGCGACATGGCCGCCGGTTCCGTGGTTAGTGCCGCCGATGTCGCCATCCTTCGTCCCGAAGGCGGGCTGACCCCGTCTTCGCTGGTAATTGGCCAAAAGACCTCCCGGGCAGTCAGCGCGGGGTCTCCGCTGACGGCTGAGGACCTGGATTAG
- a CDS encoding acetyltransferase, whose protein sequence is MTRWLIVGASGHGKSLAAIIRGRGEDVAALSDSRFGDLSTGAGPDLAPFRGDSGSTPRCFGEDSDAFAFAAEHALSIAIGIGDNALRSRIAAGILAETRLALRADPLVARTATVDRTAALGPLSQICEHAHVGPLATVGDGAIVNTSAVVEHDSVVGNGAHIAPGAVLLGATEVGEQVFVGSGARLLPGVVVGDFAVLGAGAVATRPLAGMATYVGVPAQPLVSKKGPAH, encoded by the coding sequence ATGACGCGTTGGCTGATTGTGGGAGCGTCAGGTCACGGCAAGAGCCTGGCTGCCATTATCCGAGGACGCGGCGAAGACGTTGCCGCGCTAAGCGACAGTCGGTTCGGTGACCTGTCCACCGGTGCCGGGCCCGATCTTGCTCCTTTCCGCGGTGACTCCGGCTCAACTCCGCGTTGTTTTGGCGAGGACTCAGACGCCTTTGCATTCGCCGCTGAGCATGCGCTGTCAATCGCCATAGGAATCGGCGATAACGCCCTGCGATCAAGAATCGCTGCGGGTATCCTTGCCGAGACCCGCTTGGCTCTCCGGGCCGATCCATTGGTGGCCCGAACGGCCACCGTGGATCGGACTGCTGCCCTCGGCCCACTGAGCCAGATTTGCGAACACGCTCACGTAGGCCCGCTGGCCACAGTCGGCGACGGCGCGATAGTTAACACCAGCGCCGTCGTCGAGCACGATTCAGTTGTTGGAAATGGCGCCCACATCGCTCCGGGGGCTGTGTTGCTCGGCGCAACGGAAGTGGGCGAGCAGGTGTTTGTGGGTTCCGGAGCCCGGCTGCTCCCCGGCGTCGTGGTGGGGGACTTCGCGGTCCTGGGCGCCGGGGCAGTGGCAACGCGGCCGCTGGCCGGTATGGCAACATATGTGGGAGTGCCCGCGCAGCCACTCGTCTCTAAGAAAGGTCCAGCCCATTGA
- a CDS encoding acylneuraminate cytidylyltransferase family protein, which translates to MNENSSAPKILAVIPARGGSKGLPGKNIRPLLGKPLIAHTITLASQLSTNVRFIVSTDDPSIAEVARDAGADVPFIRPAELANDTAPMSVVLRHALQTMEEIDGVTYDMVLLLDPTSPTRLATDIEEAIDLLGKSQELDGVIAVSEPSFNPIWVGVKPQAQDSSTLERYFTEGTGVIRRQDVPRFLRINGSFYVWWADYIRRLENSWFDEGRHGYVEIPESRSFSIDDETEFRLLEAAVKSGIAPLPGYHQPAGTQ; encoded by the coding sequence ATGAACGAGAACTCGTCTGCGCCCAAGATACTGGCCGTCATTCCCGCACGAGGCGGCTCAAAGGGACTGCCCGGCAAGAACATTCGCCCTCTTCTGGGCAAGCCGCTTATCGCGCATACAATCACGCTGGCTTCCCAGCTCAGCACAAACGTTCGCTTCATTGTGTCAACGGACGATCCGTCAATCGCAGAAGTTGCCCGGGACGCAGGAGCGGACGTCCCCTTCATCCGTCCGGCTGAGTTGGCCAACGACACAGCCCCCATGAGCGTAGTGCTCCGCCATGCACTCCAAACCATGGAGGAGATTGATGGCGTCACCTACGACATGGTCCTGTTGTTGGACCCAACCAGCCCGACCAGGCTGGCAACCGACATCGAGGAAGCCATCGATTTGCTTGGCAAGAGCCAGGAACTCGACGGCGTCATCGCCGTTTCTGAACCCTCCTTCAACCCGATCTGGGTGGGTGTCAAGCCGCAGGCTCAAGACAGTTCCACGCTCGAACGCTACTTTACGGAAGGCACCGGCGTCATCAGGCGCCAGGACGTCCCCCGATTCCTGAGGATCAACGGCAGCTTCTACGTGTGGTGGGCCGATTACATCCGGCGCCTTGAGAACAGCTGGTTCGACGAAGGACGCCACGGCTACGTTGAGATCCCGGAATCACGGTCCTTCAGCATCGATGACGAGACCGAGTTCCGTCTGCTCGAGGCCGCCGTCAAGAGTGGCATCGCCCCGTTGCCCGGCTACCATCAACCGGCCGGCACGCAGTGA
- a CDS encoding glycosyltransferase family 2 protein, producing MTIDVMFPYYGDVAMMKAAVASVLAQDDTDFRLTIVDDGYPDESLPEYFRGLVEGDDRVRYFRNDVNLGANGNYKKCVGLVEHDIVVIMGADDIMLPNYIGTVRKAFRDPAVSIVQPGVEVIDENGAVYTPLGDNVKQYLRHRLVGKASEAIVSDEAVAESLLVGDWLYFPSVAWRAEAIKKHDFRPQYDVVQDLALAIDIILTGGKMAVVDTVCFQYRRHRESDSSVRALDGRRFAEERAFFDECVRDFSVRGWNNAARSARWHLTSRLNAVSLTPKVVSKRMWPGLRKLVTHAVRP from the coding sequence ATGACAATTGACGTGATGTTCCCGTACTACGGCGACGTGGCGATGATGAAGGCCGCGGTTGCCTCAGTCCTTGCACAGGACGACACGGACTTCCGCCTCACGATCGTTGATGACGGCTACCCTGATGAAAGCCTTCCGGAGTACTTCCGTGGCCTGGTTGAAGGCGACGACCGGGTGCGGTACTTCCGCAACGACGTGAACCTTGGCGCCAACGGAAATTACAAGAAGTGTGTTGGCCTCGTGGAGCACGACATTGTCGTCATCATGGGCGCCGACGACATCATGCTTCCGAACTACATTGGCACTGTCCGGAAAGCCTTCCGGGATCCGGCTGTTTCCATCGTCCAGCCCGGAGTCGAGGTCATCGACGAGAACGGTGCTGTGTACACGCCGCTCGGCGACAACGTTAAGCAGTACCTGCGGCACAGGCTGGTAGGCAAGGCCTCTGAGGCAATCGTCTCCGACGAGGCGGTGGCCGAAAGCCTCCTGGTTGGAGACTGGCTGTATTTTCCGTCGGTAGCGTGGCGTGCGGAAGCCATCAAGAAGCATGATTTCCGGCCCCAGTATGACGTCGTTCAGGATCTGGCTCTCGCAATCGACATCATCCTGACTGGCGGCAAGATGGCCGTCGTCGACACCGTATGCTTCCAGTACCGCAGGCACCGGGAGTCGGACTCCTCCGTCCGGGCTCTGGATGGACGCCGTTTCGCTGAGGAACGGGCCTTCTTTGATGAGTGCGTTCGCGACTTCTCCGTCAGGGGCTGGAACAACGCTGCACGATCGGCGCGCTGGCACCTGACGTCGCGTCTGAATGCCGTTTCCCTCACCCCCAAGGTGGTCTCAAAGCGCATGTGGCCCGGGCTGCGCAAGCTCGTTACACACGCTGTGCGTCCTTGA
- a CDS encoding DUF2304 domain-containing protein, which produces MNVAGSLILAIVMVLVVLVMLRNGRLREKYAILWLVIGGLTIILGLFPRLLNWAASVVGIVVPANLLFSLSILLLVGVSLHVSRELTILEDETRILAEEVAILRAGVDQLQSQLTPSQPSTDDGQTDSPTPPTERR; this is translated from the coding sequence ATGAACGTCGCAGGTTCATTAATTCTGGCCATTGTTATGGTCTTGGTTGTTCTGGTTATGCTCCGGAACGGCCGGCTCCGGGAAAAGTACGCCATTCTTTGGCTGGTCATCGGCGGGTTGACGATCATTCTCGGCCTCTTTCCGAGGCTCCTCAATTGGGCGGCTTCCGTTGTGGGTATCGTTGTCCCGGCCAACCTGCTCTTTTCGCTTTCCATCCTCTTGCTGGTCGGTGTAAGCCTGCACGTCTCGCGCGAATTGACCATCCTGGAGGATGAAACGCGGATCCTTGCCGAGGAAGTGGCCATTCTGCGGGCAGGTGTGGACCAGTTGCAGAGCCAGCTCACCCCGTCACAACCATCGACCGACGACGGTCAAACAGATTCCCCGACGCCGCCTACCGAGAGAAGATAA
- a CDS encoding glycosyltransferase family 2 protein produces MGNSQRSGVLIIMPAWNEAEAIGQTIRDVLSVTPQHHVLVVDDGSKDDTPRIAAEAGATVLRLPFNLGVGGAMRAGFKYALRNKYTSVIQVDADGQHDPHDIDRVLAGLEHADISIGARFAGRGSYGAKGPRRWAMFFLARVISGIAGTRLTDVTSGFRAANSRAIRQYISHFPAEYLGDTIDSLVVAIKSGCTVTQIPVDMKARQAGTPSQGPIKASIYLARSGLVLCFALARRRTPRAAELHTPLSGDIAGEGSA; encoded by the coding sequence ATGGGTAACTCACAGCGGTCTGGCGTGCTCATAATCATGCCGGCCTGGAACGAAGCAGAAGCGATTGGCCAGACCATCCGTGATGTGCTCTCCGTAACCCCCCAACACCACGTTCTTGTCGTGGACGACGGATCCAAGGACGATACTCCCAGGATCGCCGCGGAGGCTGGTGCGACCGTGCTGAGGCTACCGTTCAACCTCGGTGTCGGCGGAGCCATGCGAGCGGGATTCAAGTACGCACTACGGAATAAGTACACCTCTGTGATCCAGGTGGATGCCGACGGGCAGCACGATCCGCACGATATTGACCGCGTGCTGGCTGGCCTGGAGCATGCTGACATTTCCATTGGTGCCCGGTTCGCCGGCAGGGGAAGTTACGGGGCGAAGGGGCCGCGGCGCTGGGCCATGTTCTTCCTTGCCAGAGTGATCTCAGGCATCGCGGGAACGCGTCTGACGGATGTGACGTCGGGGTTCCGTGCGGCAAACTCACGTGCAATCCGCCAGTACATCTCTCACTTTCCAGCCGAATACTTGGGCGACACCATTGACTCACTGGTCGTGGCGATCAAGTCCGGTTGCACTGTTACGCAGATACCCGTGGACATGAAAGCCAGGCAGGCGGGGACTCCAAGCCAGGGGCCAATCAAGGCGTCCATTTACCTGGCCAGGTCCGGCCTCGTCCTCTGCTTTGCCCTTGCGCGCCGGCGAACGCCGCGTGCCGCTGAACTACATACGCCGTTGTCCGGCGACATTGCCGGAGAGGGAAGTGCCTAA
- a CDS encoding DUF6541 family protein — protein MTWWETFPTFAATILVYFLPGLLILAAAGVRGLSLAALSAPVSASVAGSVAVILPYLRLPFNPAVYFIVSALAAAAILAARGLLQRRRSLTGAGKKWRLDASESLPATSLGIRLTQFLIPLAVLFPAIIIAARYISGFGSPESFSESFDNIYHLNAVRHIAETQNGSTLTLGNLTDASQALYPAAMHDAMALVVMLGAPSVMVAVNVGTIVTGAIVWPLSCIFLISRVAGYRPAPLLAAGVLSAGFSAFPYLMVAYGVLYPNHAAIALLPAVLGLAIEALGMSRASHGVTDKNWIPATLALAATLPGLALSHPSAAVALLAFAGPAVIAACIKSWQANSGDSDHRAARRWVIFATGYVLLTLVVWVAIRPSLASSGWLAFQSNARAIGEILGSAPMGTTTAWVLLVLTVIGLYVIVRHLQRMWWIAGMYLVGALLYLVASSWIDGDFRNFLTGVWYRDSNRLAALLPTVTLPVVVIGSEWIILRVRHVVGSLARADSSRSRGQRILSRLVKRLPGNPGVAATCVVLLALGAGVQGGSLYAVQDRLATVFSTTENSKPLTRNQVDLFSELANIVPSTDVIVANPRTGASLAYAFSGRRVLAPHIFGTRTEQEQLLLDHWAEASYNPRVCPAIRDLKAYWALDFGAQEIFTPRGETLLGLRDLVDDSAPGVELVKAVGDARLFRVTACG, from the coding sequence ATGACTTGGTGGGAAACTTTCCCTACGTTCGCCGCAACAATTCTGGTGTATTTCCTGCCCGGCTTGTTGATACTTGCAGCCGCCGGCGTCAGGGGGCTAAGCCTCGCAGCGCTTTCAGCGCCGGTATCAGCGTCCGTAGCCGGATCGGTGGCCGTGATTCTGCCTTACCTGCGCCTGCCCTTCAACCCGGCCGTCTATTTCATCGTCTCGGCTCTGGCCGCCGCCGCCATCCTGGCTGCCCGCGGACTGCTGCAACGGCGCCGCAGCCTCACGGGAGCCGGCAAGAAGTGGCGCCTTGATGCCAGTGAGTCGCTGCCGGCCACGTCGCTGGGCATCAGACTGACACAATTTCTGATCCCGCTCGCCGTACTCTTTCCCGCCATAATCATCGCGGCCCGGTACATCTCAGGTTTTGGTTCGCCCGAAAGTTTCTCAGAGTCTTTTGACAACATCTATCACCTCAATGCTGTTCGGCACATCGCGGAAACGCAGAACGGCTCGACCCTGACTTTGGGGAACCTGACGGATGCCTCGCAGGCACTCTATCCCGCCGCCATGCACGACGCGATGGCGCTTGTCGTCATGCTTGGTGCACCGTCGGTAATGGTCGCAGTCAACGTGGGCACCATCGTCACGGGAGCAATCGTCTGGCCCCTGTCGTGCATCTTCCTAATCAGCAGGGTCGCAGGATACCGTCCGGCGCCCTTGCTTGCCGCCGGTGTTCTATCGGCCGGGTTCAGCGCTTTCCCCTATCTCATGGTCGCCTACGGCGTTCTCTATCCGAACCACGCAGCGATTGCGCTCCTGCCTGCTGTTTTGGGTCTCGCTATCGAGGCACTGGGCATGTCACGCGCATCCCATGGTGTGACCGACAAAAACTGGATACCCGCCACTCTTGCCCTGGCAGCTACCCTTCCCGGCCTGGCTCTGTCGCACCCGAGCGCTGCCGTGGCGCTCCTGGCCTTTGCAGGACCGGCAGTAATCGCTGCGTGTATCAAGTCTTGGCAGGCCAATAGTGGGGACTCTGACCATCGAGCGGCTCGCCGCTGGGTGATCTTCGCAACAGGTTATGTATTGCTTACCCTCGTAGTCTGGGTGGCTATCCGACCGAGCTTGGCGTCATCGGGCTGGCTTGCATTCCAAAGTAATGCCCGGGCCATAGGCGAAATTTTGGGAAGCGCCCCAATGGGAACTACCACTGCCTGGGTCTTGCTGGTTCTGACGGTCATCGGACTCTACGTTATTGTCCGGCACCTGCAACGAATGTGGTGGATTGCCGGAATGTATCTCGTCGGCGCCCTCCTGTACCTGGTCGCTTCAAGCTGGATCGACGGCGACTTCCGGAATTTCCTGACCGGAGTTTGGTACCGTGACAGCAATCGCCTGGCCGCCCTGCTGCCAACGGTCACGTTGCCTGTAGTCGTCATCGGCAGTGAATGGATTATCCTGCGCGTGCGGCACGTCGTAGGGTCACTCGCACGGGCGGATTCGAGCCGTTCCCGGGGACAGCGCATCCTGAGCCGGCTCGTAAAACGGCTCCCTGGCAACCCGGGTGTGGCAGCTACATGTGTTGTTCTGCTGGCCCTTGGAGCGGGGGTTCAGGGCGGTTCCCTTTATGCCGTCCAAGACCGGCTGGCAACTGTTTTCTCAACGACGGAGAATTCGAAGCCGCTCACCAGGAACCAAGTCGACCTGTTCTCGGAATTGGCGAATATCGTCCCGAGCACGGATGTGATAGTTGCGAACCCGCGAACGGGCGCGTCGCTTGCCTACGCTTTCAGTGGCCGCCGCGTCCTTGCACCCCACATCTTCGGCACGCGGACGGAGCAGGAACAATTGCTTCTTGACCACTGGGCTGAAGCGTCCTACAACCCCAGAGTTTGCCCGGCTATCCGGGACTTGAAGGCGTATTGGGCCTTGGACTTCGGCGCCCAGGAAATTTTCACGCCACGGGGGGAAACACTGCTGGGGCTCCGTGATCTTGTCGATGATTCTGCGCCAGGTGTTGAGTTGGTGAAAGCTGTCGGTGACGCGAGACTGTTCCGCGTAACTGCCTGCGGCTAA
- a CDS encoding ABC transporter substrate-binding protein, giving the protein MARTKDSGHTVRAIGRRSFLAAVGALPLALAACSGDEQAVPAVTPRADAFPVTMRHAFGSTTIDAPPTRVVVLGALEADTCAALGLGPVGMPQGDQSPWLQVALNDISAPAPSYFNDGRGVPVSEIEKLEPDLILSLTNTLSKANYDALSGLAPVVVPEATAEDGDWRSAVTVIGRALGRQDAATELVRKTETSMKDAVRDYAALKGTSVIYLRASSVAGADVRVFAQASNPMQLAEEFGSVAAPCLQVVKAEGKSYTDPTAQPSFIWPHERALELSADIMVIALGAVDMTDYRATGKVPGLPRFGNGQPYFITGNETLAMESGTPLSMAWASRNLVPELAKAAYLSGQK; this is encoded by the coding sequence CGTTGCCGCTTGCATTGGCGGCCTGCTCGGGTGATGAGCAAGCCGTACCCGCAGTCACGCCCAGAGCGGACGCCTTCCCGGTGACGATGCGCCATGCCTTTGGGTCGACCACCATCGATGCCCCGCCGACACGCGTTGTGGTGCTTGGAGCCCTCGAGGCAGACACGTGTGCAGCGCTCGGGTTGGGCCCGGTAGGGATGCCACAGGGAGACCAGTCTCCCTGGCTGCAGGTGGCGTTGAATGACATCAGCGCTCCAGCTCCAAGCTATTTCAATGACGGCCGCGGGGTTCCCGTTTCCGAGATCGAGAAGCTTGAGCCCGATCTCATCCTTTCCCTGACCAACACGCTGTCCAAAGCAAACTATGATGCCCTCTCAGGCCTTGCTCCCGTCGTCGTGCCTGAAGCGACCGCTGAGGACGGCGACTGGCGTAGTGCTGTCACAGTTATTGGCCGGGCCTTGGGCAGGCAGGACGCTGCAACGGAGCTTGTGCGAAAGACCGAGACGTCCATGAAAGACGCTGTCCGGGACTATGCCGCGTTGAAGGGGACAAGTGTTATCTACCTGCGGGCATCTTCAGTGGCCGGTGCAGATGTGCGAGTGTTCGCGCAGGCTTCGAATCCCATGCAGCTGGCCGAAGAGTTTGGATCGGTCGCTGCCCCTTGCTTGCAAGTAGTCAAGGCAGAAGGGAAGAGCTATACAGATCCCACGGCGCAGCCTTCATTCATATGGCCGCACGAGCGCGCCCTTGAGCTCAGCGCCGATATCATGGTGATTGCTCTCGGTGCCGTTGATATGACGGACTATAGGGCGACCGGTAAGGTCCCTGGGCTTCCGCGTTTTGGCAACGGACAACCGTACTTCATCACGGGAAATGAAACGCTGGCGATGGAAAGCGGCACACCTCTCAGCATGGCATGGGCCAGCCGAAATCTTGTGCCGGAACTGGCGAAGGCCGCCTACCTCTCCGGTCAAAAATAG